The Mesomycoplasma ovipneumoniae genome window below encodes:
- a CDS encoding heat-inducible transcriptional repressor HrcA, producing MSRLDAKKEKYLKQIVENFIKTGESIGSNALKQNYSIKKSSSHLRMVMNQLEKEGYLEKPHISSGRIPTLRGFQYYAEFLSFDENEILANKLKDLFARRRVSIENTISEAFKLISESVGTTIITTTSNENDRLMSINLTQISQNEGIVVVVSSSGSVENKKITFSPSISLQDVKIAIRLFQQRLINTPLAEVSSKLIILKQELEKQIKHSDELLHHFIHKIFNFQIQNKSDVYNKNMLILDSEISRTRLVDLLNLIEKKSIWEMLDEKTATEDETLKISIESPETSFISKKLEKSFAIKEISMIGSTKKINYSAARTGIKLLEDFLSNKNNNRKE from the coding sequence ATTACAGCATAAAAAAATCCTCTTCACACCTTAGAATGGTAATGAATCAACTTGAAAAAGAAGGTTATTTGGAAAAACCTCACATTTCAAGCGGCAGAATTCCAACATTAAGAGGGTTTCAATACTATGCTGAATTTTTGTCATTCGACGAAAACGAAATTTTAGCGAATAAACTAAAAGACTTGTTTGCTCGCCGACGTGTCAGCATAGAAAATACAATTTCTGAAGCCTTTAAATTGATTTCTGAATCTGTTGGCACCACAATAATTACCACAACAAGCAACGAAAATGACCGTTTAATGTCAATAAATTTGACACAAATATCACAAAATGAAGGAATTGTTGTTGTTGTTAGCTCTAGTGGCAGTGTTGAAAATAAAAAAATCACATTTTCACCTTCAATTTCTTTGCAAGATGTCAAAATTGCAATTCGCCTATTTCAACAAAGACTTATAAATACTCCATTAGCAGAAGTTTCATCAAAATTAATAATTTTAAAACAAGAATTAGAAAAACAAATTAAACATAGTGATGAACTTTTGCATCATTTTATACACAAAATTTTTAACTTCCAGATCCAAAATAAATCAGACGTTTATAATAAAAATATGTTAATCTTAGATAGCGAAATTTCTAGAACCAGACTTGTTGATTTGCTTAATTTGATTGAAAAAAAGTCGATTTGAGAAATGCTAGACGAAAAAACTGCCACTGAAGATGAAACCTTAAAAATCAGTATAGAATCGCCTGAAACCTCATTTATCTCAAAAAAACTTGAAAAATCGTTTGCAATCAAGGAAATTAGCATGATAGGATCAACGAAAAAAATTAATTATTCTGCAGCGCGAACGGGCATAAAACTTTTAGAAGATTTTCTATCAAATAAAAACAATAATAGAAAGGAATAA
- a CDS encoding nucleotide exchange factor GrpE — protein sequence MIFENSEDKKINLNNNEKQESEKISSESVENNLENSAQKTENETENNEKNSKKSRRLLKKESKLKDLENQIQSLTTKNISLEIESLKLKDKIKKIEDDFKSQVKIFEEKAAQKVKDIKAELQTKFENDQNHIKKYSLQPFFEEFISPFLNLKKAISYGLNAENPETSSYVKGFEMLVGQIENVMENFGITKIVPEVGGVFDSSVHEVYEVSDGEKDKISNIISIGYKLHDRVVKTALVVVGNTNEQKN from the coding sequence ATGATTTTTGAGAATTCTGAAGATAAAAAAATTAACCTAAACAACAATGAAAAACAAGAATCTGAAAAAATTTCTAGTGAATCAGTCGAAAATAACCTTGAAAATTCAGCCCAAAAAACAGAAAACGAAACAGAAAATAATGAAAAAAACAGCAAAAAATCACGTCGTCTTTTAAAAAAGGAATCTAAATTAAAAGACCTTGAAAATCAAATCCAATCATTAACCACAAAAAACATTAGTCTTGAAATTGAGTCCTTAAAATTAAAAGACAAAATAAAAAAAATTGAGGATGACTTTAAATCTCAAGTCAAAATTTTTGAGGAAAAAGCAGCTCAAAAAGTTAAAGATATTAAAGCTGAACTTCAAACTAAATTTGAAAACGACCAAAATCACATAAAAAAATATAGTTTACAACCTTTTTTTGAAGAGTTTATTTCACCATTTTTAAATCTTAAAAAAGCAATTTCATATGGTTTAAACGCAGAAAATCCCGAAACTTCTTCATATGTAAAAGGATTTGAGATGCTCGTTGGTCAAATTGAAAATGTTATGGAAAATTTTGGAATAACAAAAATAGTGCCTGAAGTAGGTGGTGTTTTTGATTCTTCAGTCCATGAAGTTTATGAAGTTTCTGACGGAGAAAAAGATAAAATTTCTAACATAATCTCAATTGGATACAAACTTCATGATCGGGTTGTAAAAACAGCGCTTGTAGTTGTTGGAAACACAAATGAACAAAAAAATTAG